TAAGGAGGAGGGCTACAAGGCGGAGAAGCCGAAGGGCGGCATGCACACCGGTGGTGGCGGGCTCGCCGGCACCAGCATGAACGTGACGGGCGCCCTGGTGCTGGCCGGAGGGCTGGCCGCGGTCGCCGTCATGCGCCGCAGGAAGGCCGGCGGCACCGCCTGACCCTCCTCCGACGCGGGGGCCCGCCACGGCTGGGCCCCCGCATCCGATCCCTCCTGGCTTCCCCCTCGCTTCCGAAAGGTCCCCCTCAGGTGACGACCCGACCCGACCCCGTGAGTACGGGAACACCACGACGCGCCGCACGATGGGCCGTCCGGGGCGTGTTCTGGGCCGTGGCTCTGGCCGTGCTTCTGTACGCCTTCGGCTCGAGGCTGTTCACGCCGGACGCGACCGCTCCGATCACGCCCACAGGGCCTTCGGTGACGCAGCAGGCTCCGGCGGCCGCGCCTCAGCCCGCTCGGCCGGACGCTTCCGCCTCGTCGGAACCGGACGTGACCTCGCCGGGCGTTCCGGTCATGCCACGCTCGGCGCCCGTCCGGCTGCGGATTCCGAAGATCGCCGTGGACGCTCCCTTCACCGGACTCAAGATCGGTCCTTCCGGCGCTCTGGACCCGCCTCCCGCGGACGACACGAATCTGGTCGGCTGGCAGAGTTCCGGGATCTCCCCTGGTCAGCGGGGTACGGCGATCATCGCCGGTCACCTTGACACCGCGACCGCCCCGGCGGTCTTCGCGCGCCTGTCCGAACTCTCGCCCGGTGACCGCTTCGAGGTCGAT
This sequence is a window from Streptomyces sp. NBC_00691. Protein-coding genes within it:
- a CDS encoding class F sortase, producing MTTRPDPVSTGTPRRAARWAVRGVFWAVALAVLLYAFGSRLFTPDATAPITPTGPSVTQQAPAAAPQPARPDASASSEPDVTSPGVPVMPRSAPVRLRIPKIAVDAPFTGLKIGPSGALDPPPADDTNLVGWQSSGISPGQRGTAIIAGHLDTATAPAVFARLSELSPGDRFEVDRVDGTTAVFLIDSVENFHKNDFPDQRVYDDTPDALVRLITCAGAYDRSARDYAENLVVFAHLDHAA